A DNA window from Gopherus evgoodei ecotype Sinaloan lineage chromosome 22, rGopEvg1_v1.p, whole genome shotgun sequence contains the following coding sequences:
- the ATCAY gene encoding caytaxin isoform X2, translating into MGTTEATLRMENVEVKEEWQDEDFPRPLPEETGMDSLGSPADENASTPPNSLNFNGAHRKRKTLIAPEINISLDQSEGSMLSDDFLDTPDDLDINVDDIETPDETDSLEFLGNGNELEWEDDTPVATAKNMPGNSADLFGDGVVEDGSATNGRLWRTVIIGEQEHRIDLQMIKPYMKVVTHGGYYGEGLNAIIVFAACYLPDSNLADYHYIMENLFLYVISSLELLVAEDYMIVYLNGATPRRRMPGLGWLKKCYQMIDRRLRKNLKALIIVHPSWFIRTVLAISRPFISVKFINKIQYVHSLEELEQIIPMEHVQIPDCLLQYEEERIKARKERAEEKQDMAEKERPVLPPREDQETSMS; encoded by the exons ATGGGCACCACCGAAGCCACGCTGCGGATGGAGAACGTGGAGGTGAAGGAGGAGTGGCAGGACGAGGACTTCCCCAG ACCCCTCCCAGAAGAGACAGGAATGGACTCCCTGGGCAGCCCCGCAGATGAGAACGCATCCA CTCCCCCTAACAGTTTGAACTTTAACGGAGCTCATCGGAAGCGCAAGACGCTCATAGCCCCTGAAATCAACATTTCCCTGGACCAAAGTGAGGGTTCCATGCTGTCCGATGACTTCCTGGACACGCCCGATGACCTGGACATCAATGTGGATGACATCGAAACCCCGGATGAGACGGACTCCCTGGAGTTCCTGGGCAACGGGAATGAACTGGAGTGGGAAG ATGATACACCGGTGGCCACAGCCAAGAACATGCCCGGAAACAGCGCAGACCTCTTTGGGGACGGGGTGGTGGAAGATGGTAGCGCTACCAATGGGAGACTGTGGAGGACGGTTATCATTGGGGAGCAGGAACACCGCATTGACCTGCAGATGATCAAACCCTACATGAAAGTGGTGACACATGGAG GGTACTACGGAGAAGGTCTCAATGCTATCATTGTCTTTGCTGCCTGCTATCTCCCAGACAGCAATCTAGCTGACTACCATTACATCATGGAGAACCTCTTCTT GTACGTGATCAGTAGCTTGGAGCTGCTGGTGGCCGAGGACTACATGATCGTGTACCTGAATGGAGCCACACCACGTCGGAGGATGCCGGGCCTGGGCTGGCTGAAGAAATGCTACCAGATGATAGACAGAAG GCTCCGGAAAAACCTGAAAGCTTTGATAATCGTGCACCCTTCGTGGTTCATCCGGACAGTGCTGGCTATATCCAGGCCCTTCATCAG TGTGAAGTTTATCAACAAGATCCAGTACGTTCACAGTCTGGAAGAACTGGAGCAGATTATCCCCATGGAGCACGTCCAGATTCCTGACTGCCTCCTACA GTACGAAGAGGAAAGAATCAAAGCcaggaaagaaag GGCAGAGGAGAAACAAGACATGGCAGAGAAAGAAAG GCCTGTGCTGCCGCCGAGGGAGGATCAGGAAACCAG CATGTCATGA
- the ATCAY gene encoding caytaxin isoform X1 has translation MGTTEATLRMENVEVKEEWQDEDFPRPLPEETGMDSLGSPADENASTPPNSLNFNGAHRKRKTLIAPEINISLDQSEGSMLSDDFLDTPDDLDINVDDIETPDETDSLEFLGNGNELEWEDDTPVATAKNMPGNSADLFGDGVVEDGSATNGRLWRTVIIGEQEHRIDLQMIKPYMKVVTHGGYYGEGLNAIIVFAACYLPDSNLADYHYIMENLFLYVISSLELLVAEDYMIVYLNGATPRRRMPGLGWLKKCYQMIDRRLRKNLKALIIVHPSWFIRTVLAISRPFISVKFINKIQYVHSLEELEQIIPMEHVQIPDCLLQYEEERIKARKERAEEKQDMAEKESRPVLPPREDQETSMS, from the exons ATGGGCACCACCGAAGCCACGCTGCGGATGGAGAACGTGGAGGTGAAGGAGGAGTGGCAGGACGAGGACTTCCCCAG ACCCCTCCCAGAAGAGACAGGAATGGACTCCCTGGGCAGCCCCGCAGATGAGAACGCATCCA CTCCCCCTAACAGTTTGAACTTTAACGGAGCTCATCGGAAGCGCAAGACGCTCATAGCCCCTGAAATCAACATTTCCCTGGACCAAAGTGAGGGTTCCATGCTGTCCGATGACTTCCTGGACACGCCCGATGACCTGGACATCAATGTGGATGACATCGAAACCCCGGATGAGACGGACTCCCTGGAGTTCCTGGGCAACGGGAATGAACTGGAGTGGGAAG ATGATACACCGGTGGCCACAGCCAAGAACATGCCCGGAAACAGCGCAGACCTCTTTGGGGACGGGGTGGTGGAAGATGGTAGCGCTACCAATGGGAGACTGTGGAGGACGGTTATCATTGGGGAGCAGGAACACCGCATTGACCTGCAGATGATCAAACCCTACATGAAAGTGGTGACACATGGAG GGTACTACGGAGAAGGTCTCAATGCTATCATTGTCTTTGCTGCCTGCTATCTCCCAGACAGCAATCTAGCTGACTACCATTACATCATGGAGAACCTCTTCTT GTACGTGATCAGTAGCTTGGAGCTGCTGGTGGCCGAGGACTACATGATCGTGTACCTGAATGGAGCCACACCACGTCGGAGGATGCCGGGCCTGGGCTGGCTGAAGAAATGCTACCAGATGATAGACAGAAG GCTCCGGAAAAACCTGAAAGCTTTGATAATCGTGCACCCTTCGTGGTTCATCCGGACAGTGCTGGCTATATCCAGGCCCTTCATCAG TGTGAAGTTTATCAACAAGATCCAGTACGTTCACAGTCTGGAAGAACTGGAGCAGATTATCCCCATGGAGCACGTCCAGATTCCTGACTGCCTCCTACA GTACGAAGAGGAAAGAATCAAAGCcaggaaagaaag GGCAGAGGAGAAACAAGACATGGCAGAGAAAGAAAG CAGGCCTGTGCTGCCGCCGAGGGAGGATCAGGAAACCAG CATGTCATGA